From the genome of Triticum aestivum cultivar Chinese Spring chromosome 1A, IWGSC CS RefSeq v2.1, whole genome shotgun sequence:
tcttcatcaggaccatcgtcatccgagtccgatgcatatgcacgggaaaaagggatggattggtccattgtctcttgcacatgatattggtcgagatcacccacattgttgtcatggaggtcaacttcgttgtcatcctcctcgtactcatcattctcctcttcaaaaccttcattttggttgtttggagtcgggctcaatgttggccaatcttcttgcgtgaattgaggttcactcatttgatcttggttcatgggtgggggagtgctagcaaccaacggggaggggttccggttcaagtctaaattcaaagtagactcaaccttcttggaggcaaataactcaagagccttgtctagagattcggcaaccgtcttcttgtatgcaacccaacgttgctcggagttcacacgcattgtcttccaacggatgtgcattcctaaaccaacattatgccttccctcgaactcaacaacgtcacttgggtccatccaattcaaatctttcctcacttgtttcaaaagctccgcatagctaggactactctcaaacaccatgtcaagctcatccgggtccgtctcaacattgcctttcaaaaaggcctctttatccacatgatgaacataaacacatgttctccccatccctacaataatcaaaaacacacatatatcaagtaaatacttaagaaaaatatttgcacacatatgccctaacatatatatgaattaataaccctAACCTCCACATAACAATAATCACAGCCCTAACAccaacataaccctaacaccaacatcaaacacacataaccctaaccctagcatactatggaagcctaaacaacccaaattagcaaagaaatataacatcattcaacacaaatttccaaatcctATCAAAATCTAGGGTTtcccaaactagcaagatttgagcaaatgtgacaattcctatggatgaaaacgaggggatcggaggagattaccttaagggaggggttggcttcgaaatccacggtcaaatactccggatttgcaagatttgagaaggatttgagaggggggagaggggaagagaggagggccgcaagtctaagggtttgggtcgggtggggtgtgtggggtgggggtgggaggggagagagggtggggccagcccaagtggaacacagactgtgcagcgcccaagagctaggcgctgcacattacaggtgtgtggcgcctagctcttaggcactgcacaggtgcgtgtggggccgcaactggaccagggctgccacgctggcaggatgtgcgacgcctaagggaagggcactgcacagtagggtgcggcgcccGATTGTCGGGCGCCACACCAAAGGGTCAGCAGAGTAAAAATTTTTCGTgaccaggtcagtttgtgatttgatttctgtCTGAGGTCGTGATTTCTGCCGTTCATCGGCAAGACATCGTGGGTCGGTGATGCTAGCCAGGTTTGGTTTGGTCCAGGTCAAGCTCGTCTCTCCTCGTTGGGTTCCCATTCCGTCCGCCCACTCCGCCCCGACGCAGCGCCGTCGCGCACGCACGCGGGTTGCGGGCCGCACGCAGCCAGTGAGCCACTATCCCTCACCCGCCTTTGCGTCGGCTCCACCGCACCGCCCCCCTCCGCCGCCGCTCTCCCGCCCCCGCGTTGCCACCGAACCCGCCGCTGCGGCCGCCTCCGCCGGTACAGGCCGCCGGCCGCCAGCCGCCGAAGCAGCTAGCTCGCTCGCTCGCCCCGGGAGGACCGGATCGCCCtactccccgccgccgcgcccgatccGGCCGCGGCCCGCTTTTCCGTCCCAGATCTTACCGGCGTCCGTCCTTCTCTCCGTTCCCTGTCCGCCTCGATCCCCGAATCCGTCGCCCCGCGCGCCAGTCCAGTCTCCGATCCCCCTCCGCTCCGCTGGTGCTGGACTGGCGTGGAGCGGATAAGATCCGTCCCGTCCGGGCGCGGTTCCCGTCGCTGGTAAGGAAGCCATATCTCCGCTTTGGTTTTTGTCTCGTATAGGCTTTGGAGTCTTTTCCTTTATTCAGTAAGTATCCAAAACAGACCTTTCTTCTCCAAATCGATCGCAGTTGGACCCGTCACATAGGGCTACACGAGGTTCCCTGAGCTAATGCTACTTGTAGAGGTCTGTTTGCGTCGATCCAATTGGAGGTTCAGCTGAACCCCTGTGCCCCCTGGTTAGGCCTGCCATTTGTTGGTGGCTTGGTGGTTGTGATACCTGAGTGCCGGCCCGAGTCAATGGAAAGTCGGCGTCTTGGCTGTGGTTCCATGATTGCAGATTAGTCTTTGCCAAAGTCAGATATCGCTGTGTGTTCTAGGTTGTGATTGGGCGACACAACTGAGTGTCAGTTTTGTTGGTATTACTACTTTCTGTAGCATATAGGGAGCTGTACTGTTGTCCATTGATCAGTAGACGCATTTTTCAGAGTACCGATATTGATCCAAGGTACTCCAGAGTGTCATCTCTCAGTTAGCATAATATTATCCTAGCCGCTAGTCTTTTGCTTTGCATTGTACTGAGCATGCGAATGTTGTTTACTGATTTCTGAATGTCCAGCGTGTAGGTTCTTCAAGTTATAGTGTTATCTATTCGATGTCGGCGTGTTAGTATTTTTCTATCTAACATACAGAATTTGTTGCAGGCAGAGGCTGTGCGAAGGTGGTGTTGGATTAATTTACTGTCTGGCTAATTATGCTGCCCACTTATGACTCATGCTTCTGTTTGCCCACGTCACTTCTTATCGCTCATTGTCAGTGATCTTTAAATAGTTTCCacctcaactacaaaagaagcaGCTATGCGGCTTTCTTCTTCTCTTCAAGATTTGCCAACTTTCTCCAGAATTGAAACTTTAGAAAGGGGCTCTAGCATTGGTGGTGATCTGAGCTCAGGGCGTGCGAAGCCTGTCCGCACACTTCAAAGAGAAGGTCCTGTAGCAAGCTTTTCCAAAGAGAGAACGCCCCCATCGTCACCAACAAATCGAAAGAAATGGATGAGAACAGTTGGTTGGGCTGTTGGTCTGATCCTATTGCTGTGCTTCATATACGCTTCTTTGAGATATTTCCATGTCTTTCTCTCAGAAGGTAGCTCTGAATACTATGTGATTCTTGATTGTGGCAGCACTGGTACAAGAGTGTATGTTTACGAGTGGTCCATCAATCATAATGATGGAAATTCATTTCCTATTGCTTTGAAACCTTTAGGAAATGCTCCTAAGAAAAAATCTGGTAAATTAGTTGGGCGTGCCTATCAACGAATGGAAACTGAACCTGGGTTGAGCAAGCTTGTTCACAATGAAGCTGGTATGAAGAAGGCAATAGAGCCCCTCCTTCAAATGGCTGAGCGGCAGATCCCAAGACGCGCACACAAgcacactcctgtttttctatatGCCACAGCTGGTGTCCGCAAGCTACCCACTGCAGATTCAGAGTGGCTTATGGATAAGGCTTGGGATGTTCTGAAGAATTCATCATTTTCTTGTAGTAGAGACAGAGTTAAGATCATCACTGGCATGGAAGAAGCTTATTATGGATGGGTAGCTCTTAACCACCACCTGAACATGCTTGGCACCTCATCTTCTGCTTCTGAAATGACTTATGGTTCACTTGATTTAGGCGGATCATCATTACAGGTGACATTTGAGACTGACAAAGTCGTCCAAGGTGACACAGGCGTTGGTCTGACTATTGGTTCTGTCAATCATCAACTTAGTGCTTATTCTCTTTCTGGTTATGGATTAAATGATGCATTTGACAAATCTGTGGCACATCTGGTGAAGATGCTGGGAGGAACAGCTGGTAATGGCAAAGTTCAGGTCAAACATCCTTGTCTACAAACTGGATACAGGGAAGATTATGTTTGTTCTTACTGCCAGCCACTCAAACAAGATGGAAGTCCCAGTGTTTCAGCGAAGACAACAGGAAAAGAGAAGCAGGGGACAGCTGTTGAACTGATTGGGGCACCTCAGTGGAAAGAATGTAGTGATCTTGCAAAAGTAACAGTGAATCTTTCAGAGTGGTCCAATTCAAGTTCTGGACTTGATTGCAACCAGCAACCTTGTGCCCTTGCCAGTACCTTTCCGCAACCACATGGGCAGTTTTATGCAATGTCTGGTTTCTATGTGGTCTTCAAATTTTTCAATTTGACTCCTGATGCTACTCTTGTAGACGTTCTAAAAAGAGGTCAGGAGTTTTGTGAAAAACCATGGGATGTTGCAAGGAGTAGTGTTCCACCGCAGCCTTTCATAGAGCAGTATTGCTTCAGGGCTCCTTATATTACATCACTTCTGAGAGAGGGACTGCAGATCAAAGATAACCAAGTGATAATTGGTTCAGGCAGTATCACTTGGACTCTTGGTGTTGCTTTGCTAGAGGCTGGGCAGGCACTGTCAAGGATGGATATTCAAGGATACATTTTACTGCACCGGGAGATAAACCCAAATATTCTTATTGTATTGTTTCTGATTTCAATCGTGTTGGTCATATGTGCAATATTGTGCGTTAGCAATTCCATCCCAAGGTCATTCCGCAAATCCTATTTGCCGCTTTTTAGGCCGAACAGCGGAGGCAGTTCTGCGCTTGGTATGGGATCGCCTTTCAGATTTCATTTATGGAGACATATTAATTCAGGTATGTGCTTAAATTTGTCTTTGTATCGAGCTTTCATCTTGTGTTTAGTCCTCTATCGTGTAAATGCTGCAATGCTAGTGTTGTTTTACTCACATTTCTATTGACCATTATTTACCATTTTTAGGACTTCCAAGCTATTTAATTTATTATCCCGCTTTATTTTGAATGTCAAATTTGTTACACCACTTAACCTACTACTGAGTGCTTCTAAGAAGCAGCATCACATAGAAATGTTGCATGTTGGAACACCTATGCTTTTTATTGTTTCACTGTACTCCATTTAATGAGTTCTTGCTATATTTGACTAAATTTTTGTGATGAGACTTCAGTGAGTCATTCTACCCATTACAGCACTCTAATTTTGTAATGCTGTTCTATCAAAATCAGTAACCTTGTTGGAGAATGTGAAGATATTTGCTGTATCACATGTAGTCAAACAATCTTGCAAGTCTTATTTGATTGTTACACTTTCATCATTCTTAAGATATCAAACTTCTGTGTTTGCTTCACCTTGCCTTCCTCTCTGCACAGGTGATGGGAGAACAAAGACACCATTGAGCCCTACTGTCGCTGGGTCAGAGCCCCATCCATTCAGCATGACTCATGGATTAGGAGGCAGCAGCGTCCAGCTTATGGAATCTTCCAGGCAATCGTTGGGTGTATATCATAGCTATTCAGTTGGGAGCTTGGGTCAGATGCAGTTTTCTAGTGGATTGCGGAACCCTACCAGAGGTCAGACAACACTTCAGAGCCGGAGATCCCAATCGAGAGAAGATCTCACGTCTTCATTAGCTGATCTTCATATTCCAAAGGTGTAGAGCATTACATTTCAGGATGGCATGACTAGTATGTGATCCCATGCCATA
Proteins encoded in this window:
- the LOC123059471 gene encoding probable apyrase 7, translated to MRLSSSLQDLPTFSRIETLERGSSIGGDLSSGRAKPVRTLQREGPVASFSKERTPPSSPTNRKKWMRTVGWAVGLILLLCFIYASLRYFHVFLSEGSSEYYVILDCGSTGTRVYVYEWSINHNDGNSFPIALKPLGNAPKKKSGKLVGRAYQRMETEPGLSKLVHNEAGMKKAIEPLLQMAERQIPRRAHKHTPVFLYATAGVRKLPTADSEWLMDKAWDVLKNSSFSCSRDRVKIITGMEEAYYGWVALNHHLNMLGTSSSASEMTYGSLDLGGSSLQVTFETDKVVQGDTGVGLTIGSVNHQLSAYSLSGYGLNDAFDKSVAHLVKMLGGTAGNGKVQVKHPCLQTGYREDYVCSYCQPLKQDGSPSVSAKTTGKEKQGTAVELIGAPQWKECSDLAKVTVNLSEWSNSSSGLDCNQQPCALASTFPQPHGQFYAMSGFYVVFKFFNLTPDATLVDVLKRGQEFCEKPWDVARSSVPPQPFIEQYCFRAPYITSLLREGLQIKDNQVIIGSGSITWTLGVALLEAGQALSRMDIQGYILLHREINPNILIVLFLISIVLVICAILCVSNSIPRSFRKSYLPLFRPNSGGSSALGMGSPFRFHLWRHINSGDGRTKTPLSPTVAGSEPHPFSMTHGLGGSSVQLMESSRQSLGVYHSYSVGSLGQMQFSSGLRNPTRGQTTLQSRRSQSREDLTSSLADLHIPKV